The following coding sequences lie in one Spinacia oleracea cultivar Varoflay chromosome 1, BTI_SOV_V1, whole genome shotgun sequence genomic window:
- the LOC110804042 gene encoding uncharacterized protein, translating into MKRVWNPKHGLEANNIEKNLFFFQFHHWRDKAFVMESQPWHFDHHALILADVQGDKRPSELPLYHVPLWARVYDLPMRGRNNEQNAKALGNKIGVYLSMDRTDVIGINKSLRIRVFLDARKPIPKTINMKMKGGTTEVPVKFEKLPIYFYVCGRLGHGEKDCDENAGDTEVERKYDERLRASPWKANKGTFELHNETKNARAQALFVTRKVQKESEGTTKHISEVVEKLQEVSLTLSTRDNDQGEGHQEELGEKPQHVAELCDKEVHKSGEESRKEKQTGLASEVQEEVRANHRKTLHLRP; encoded by the coding sequence ACATTGAGAAAAATTTGTTCTTCTTCCAGTTTCACCATTGGAGGGACAAGGCTTTTGTGATGGAATCCCAACCGTGGCACTTTGACCACCATGCCCTAATTCTTGCAGATGTCCAGGGAGATAAGAGACCTTCGGAGCTTCCCTTGTACCATGTGCCTCTATGGGCTAGGGTTTATGATCTGCCGATGCGGGGCAGGAACAATGAACAAAACGCGAAGGCCCTAGGAAACAAGATTGGAGTTTATTTGAGCATGGATAGAACTGATGTTATTGGGATAAACAAATCCTTGCGGATTAGGGTTTTTCTTGATGCCCGCAAGCCAATACCGAAAACTATCAACATGAAGATGAAGGGAGGAACGACAGAGGTGCCCGTTAAATTTGAGAAGCTCCCCATATATTTCTATGTATGTGGAAGATTAGGACATGGGGAGAAGGATTGTGACGAGAATGCAGGAGATACGGAGGTAGAACGTAAATATGATGAACGTCTACGGGCATCGCCGTGGAAGGCAAACAAAGGAACTTTTGAGTTACATAATGAAACAAAGAACGCAAGAGCTCAAGCACTCTTTGTTACCAGGAAAGTTCAAAAGGAGAGTGAGGGGACAACAAAGCACATTTCAGAGGTGGTGGAGAAGCTACAGGAGGTATCATTGACTCTATCAACTAGGGATAATGATCAAGGTGAAGGGCACCAGGAGGAGTTGGGAGAAAAGCCCCAACATGTAGCTGAACTGTGTGATAAGGAGGTCCATAAATCAGGTGAGGAAAGCAGGAAGGAGAAGCAAACCGGGTTGGCAAGTGAAGTGCAAGAGGAGGTAAGGGCAAACCATCGCAAAACCCTGCACTTGAGACCTTGA